In Sphingomonas sp. KC8, the sequence CCTCACCGCCGATGGCGGCGTTACCGGCCAGTTCGCGGGCGCCAGCTCGGATTATGCCTTTCTCGACGCCCTGCTCGGCTATTCTGCCAATGCCGTGACGCTGACGCTGCGGCGCAACGACATCGACTTCGCAACCATCGGCCGCAACGGCAACCAGCGCTCCGTCGCAAACGCGGTGCAGGCGCTCGATTCGGGGAACCCGCTGTTCGACGCGGTCGTCATGCTCGGCGCCGATCAGGCGCGCACCGCGTTCGATAGCCTTTCGGGCGAGGTCCACGCCTCGCTCCAGTCGGTGCTGGTCGAGGACAGCCGTTTCATTCGTTCGGCCGCGCTCGATCGAATGCGGCTTGCCGGCGCTGCGGCGGATGGCGATCGCGGCGTCGCCTGGTGGATGCAGGGCATCGGCAACCGGGGCCGTCTGGACGGCAACGGCAATGCGCACCGGATCAGGCATGATGCCGCGGGCGTGCTGATGGGCGTCGATGCGATCGCCGCTGAAAAACTCCAATTCGGTCTCTATGGCGGCTGGCAAAAGGGCGATGTGGCCGTCCGCGCGGTTAGTTCCGAGGCGGAGGTCGACAGCTATCATCTCGGCCTCTACGCGGGCGCCGATACCGGCCGTTTCAGCATCCTGACGGGTTTCGCCTTTGGCTGGCACGATGCCGATACCACCCGGCGGATCAGCTTCACCGGCCTCAGTGAAACCGCCAGGGCCAGCCGCCGTGCATCGACCGCGCAGGGGTTTGCGGAGATCGGCTATCGCTTCGATCTCGCGGGCACCGCAATCGAGCCCTTCGCCAATATCGCACATGTCTCGCTCGACAGCGAAGCAACGCGCGAGCGCGGCGATACCGCGGCCCTTCGCCTCGCGCACATGTCGATGAACACGAGCTTCACGACGCTCGGCGCGCGCCTCGGTCAGTCGTTCAGCCTCGGCGGCATGCAGGCCGATCTGCGCGCCGTCGCCGGCTGGCGCCACGCCTTTGGCGATCGCACCCCCGAAGCCCGGCTCGCCTTCACCAATAGTGATTTCTTCAAGGTCGGCGGCACGCCGGTCGCAAAGAATGCGCTCTCGGCCGATATCGGCCTCAGCCTCGCCCTGTCCAAGCGCGCCCGCGTCGATATTGCCTATGCCGGCGACGTCGCAGCGAGCACCCAGAACCACAGCACAAAGGCAACTTTCTCGCTGGCGTTCTGACTAGTCGAAGCCCGGCCAGCGGCCGGGCTTCACCGCGCGGAGATCGCCATCGCGGGCATCCAGGCGGTCATCCCGGCTAAACGGGAGCGCCGCACTCCCGCACTGCTGTGGATGCCCTTTGTTCACGATGCATAGCCTGCGTCTTGGGTTCAATCTGAGTGCATCGGCGCGAGTGTCGCTGGCGCCGATAGCCTCCTTAATGAAAATCCCGCGATTTTGGCAGGATGCGGATATTGCGCGGATGGCCGTCGCCGCGCGGGATTTGCGGGTGCGTCACCTCGTCGGCATGGGCCAGTTTCGGGCAGACGGGCGCGCCTTTGGACAGGCCATCGAGCATTGCGGTGCCATCGCGGATGCGCGTGGCCATCAGGTGGATCACGCCTTCCTTGCTGCGCTGGAGTTCGCCTTCGACGAGCATCAGCCGCGCGGTCATCACCGCGCGGCGATAGCGTTCGAAATTGCGTTCCCAGAGCAAGACGTTGGTGATCCCGCTTTCGTCCTCGAGGGTGATGAAGATCGCGTTGCCCTTGCCGGGGCGCTGGCGGATGAGGACGATGCCGGCGGTGCGGACGATCACGCCATTGGGTGCGGCGGCCGTCTCGGCGCAGCTCAGCACGCCTTGGCGGGCGAAAACATCGCGCAGGAACGCCATCGGGTGGCCCTTCAGCGATAGCCGGGTCATCTGGTAATCGGTGAGGACTTGTTCGACGAGCGGCATGTGGGGGAGGGCGGCGTCCGGTTCCGGGGCCAGTTCTGGGGCCTTCGCAGCGGCGAACAGTGGCAATGTTCCCTGCGGCGTGCGCCGGGCTTCCCACAAAGCGTCGCGTCGCCCAAGGCCGATCGAACCGCAGGCATCGGCATCGGCGAGCAACTGAAGCGCGCGCGACGGCAGCCCCGCGCGCTGGGCGAGTTGCTCGACCTGCGTGAACCCCGTGCCGTGCGCAGCGACGAGCTTGTCCGCCCAGCCTTCGCGGAACCCATCAATCTGACGGAAGCCCAGCCGCAGCGCGAGCGTGCCATCGGCGCGGCGCTCAAGGCTGTTGTCCCAGCCGCTCGCATTAATATCCGCGCCGCGCACCTCGACGCCATGTTCGCGGGCATCGCGGACGAGTTGCGCGGGCGCATAAAAGCCCATGGGTTGAGCGTTGAGCAGCGCGCAGACGAACACCGCCGGATGATGGCATTTGATCCAGGCCGAGACATAAACGAGCTTGGCGAACGACTGGGCATGGCTTTCAGGGAAACCATAGCTGCCAAAGCCCTCGATCTGTTTGAAGCAGCGTGCGGCAAAATCGGGCTCATAGCCGCGCCGGACCATGCCGCCGACCAGCTTCTCGCGATATTCATGGATCGTGCCGGCATTGCGGAAGGTTGCCATCGCCCGGCGCAGGCCGTTGGCCTCATCGGGGGTGAAACTGGCGGCGACGATCGCGAGCTTCATCGCCTGTTCCTGGAACAAAGGCACGCCGAAGGTCTTGCCGAGCACGTCCTTCAGTTCATCGGCAGGATAGCCCGGCCCAGGCGACGGCAGGGTCGCCGGCTCCTCAAGATTGCGGCGCCGCAAATAGGGATGGACCATATCGCCTTCGATCGGCCCCGGCCGCACGATCGCGACCTGGATGACGAGATCGTAAAGCTCCCTCGGGCGCAGCCGTGGCAGCATGTTGATCTGCGCGCGGCTTTCGACCTGGAACACGCCGATGCTGTCGCCCTTGCACAGCATATCGTACACCGCCGGGTCTTCCTTGGGCACGCTGTCGAGCGTGTAATCGCCAAGCCCTTCGGCGCGCATCAGATCGAAGCTCTTGCGGATGCAGGTGAGCATGCCGAGCGCCAGCACATCGACCTTCATTAGCCCCAGCGCGTCGATATCGTCCTTGTCCCATTCGATGAAGGTGCGGTCCGCCATCGCCGCATTGT encodes:
- a CDS encoding error-prone DNA polymerase, which codes for MSQPFAELVAATNYSFLRGASHPADMVARAIELGMAGIGIADRNSVAGVVRAWVTLGKTPAARRGMMAELNFRLIVGARLVFADGTPDIIAYPATRFGWGRLTRLLTLGNRRAEKGDCILRFDDLLAHCTDLLLIVMADDSHEFILRRLAREAPGAVWLAASMPRGGRDRRTLAQRMHLSVRTGIPLIATNDALYASPEQRQLHDIATCIREGVTIRTAGRVLAANAERHLKAPAEMARLFKDCPEALAEATALLARVQFTLDDLAYDYPHEPVPEGWTPQGWLEHLVMEAADKRHPDGLPPRWRAVLDEEFGLIRTCGFACYFLTVHDIVVFARAQKPPILCQGRGSAANSLVCYLLGITAIDPIENNLLFTRFLSEKRGEPPDIDVDFEHERREEVMQYVYRRYGRERAGIAATVIHYRSRSTIREVGKALGLSEDVTARLAHTSWGSYASDVPEARFAEAGLDLANPEIARLQAIVTQLLEFPRHLSQHVGGFVLTEDRLDKTVPIHNAAMADRTFIEWDKDDIDALGLMKVDVLALGMLTCIRKSFDLMRAEGLGDYTLDSVPKEDPAVYDMLCKGDSIGVFQVESRAQINMLPRLRPRELYDLVIQVAIVRPGPIEGDMVHPYLRRRNLEEPATLPSPGPGYPADELKDVLGKTFGVPLFQEQAMKLAIVAASFTPDEANGLRRAMATFRNAGTIHEYREKLVGGMVRRGYEPDFAARCFKQIEGFGSYGFPESHAQSFAKLVYVSAWIKCHHPAVFVCALLNAQPMGFYAPAQLVRDAREHGVEVRGADINASGWDNSLERRADGTLALRLGFRQIDGFREGWADKLVAAHGTGFTQVEQLAQRAGLPSRALQLLADADACGSIGLGRRDALWEARRTPQGTLPLFAAAKAPELAPEPDAALPHMPLVEQVLTDYQMTRLSLKGHPMAFLRDVFARQGVLSCAETAAAPNGVIVRTAGIVLIRQRPGKGNAIFITLEDESGITNVLLWERNFERYRRAVMTARLMLVEGELQRSKEGVIHLMATRIRDGTAMLDGLSKGAPVCPKLAHADEVTHPQIPRGDGHPRNIRILPKSRDFH